The window AAGCCGCCGTGGCCGTCACTCACGCCCAGTCACCTCCACCCGAGCTGTTCCACTCGACCCCACCCCACTGCCGTCTCGTAGCCGTCGCCGGCCAGGCTGTCGCGTCTCTCACCGAGATCTGTGTTCGGCGTCTCGGCGACGAAACAGTTGTGATGTCGGCACGCTGTGTGGTGGGGACGAGTGCGTGGCCGTTCGTGACCGTCGGCGGCGACGTGGCGACGCCCGTGGTGGAGTCGTGAGTGTCGTCGTCCGGCGGTGACGGCTACTCTCGTGCCGCTGTGACGGCCGCACACACCGCGTCGGCGACGCCGGCGACCGCCGACTCCCAGTCGTCCGGGAGGTCACCGCCCCGCTTCGGTGGGTCGATCGCCAGATCGACCGGCTCGTAGCGGACGCGAGAGTCCGAGTCGGCGGCGCGTCCGCCGACGAACTCCGCGTTCAGCCGCTTCGACGACACACCGCCACGAGCGAGGTCGTAGTACCCAGTGAACAACTGGACGACGATCACCGTCGCGGCGTCGACAGTCCCCTCGTGGAGGTGACGGAACAGCTTCGCGGTGTTGTCCGCCGGGTCCGCGCGGCGCCACTCCAGTTCGACCAACACCCGCGTGTCGTCGTGAGAACCGGCGACGTCGACCGGCGTCGACGCGGCCGTTACCTCCGTCGCCCAGTCGTACGCCGCCGCACGACTCCGCAGCTCCTCGCAGAGTCGCACCTGGACGCGATTTGCCGTCTCACCCACGGGAGGACGCCTCTACACTGACGGATGGCGGTTGTCGACTTGTAACTGCCGTCCCGACGGGGCCGACCGCTCGCTGTCCGTCGTCACTCCGGGCCGCAGATTCCTCACGGTCGAACCTGAAGAACTATGACCCAGCGACACGTTATCACGTCGCATGGAAGCAGCGCGACTCCACGAGTACACCGACGACGTGTCGACGGGGCTGTCGATCGACGAGGTCGACGCGCCGCAGGTGACGGACGGCTCGGACGTGATCGTCGAGGTAGCGGGGGCGGGGTGGTGCCAGACGGACAACCACATCGTCGAGGGGATGTGGGAGTCGTACGTCCCGCAGCCGTTGCCGATGACACTCGGCCACGAGAACGCCGGGACGGTCGTCGAGACCGGTGACGACGTGAGGACCGTCTCTGAGGGAGACCAGGTCGTCTGTCACCCGGTTCAGACGTGCGGCACCTGTCGGTACTGCCGGCAGGGTGAGACGATGTACTGCGAGAACGACGCGTTCAACGGGCTGACGACGGACGGCGGCTTCGCGGACCTGTTGGCGACGGGCGAGCGGTCGGTCGTGCCGTTGCCCGACGGTGTCGACCCTGTCGCGGTCGCCCCCCACGCCGACGCGGGGATCACCGCCTACCACGCAGTCAAGAAGGCCGTCGGCGCGCTCGTCCCGGGCGACACCGCGGTCGTGATCGGTGTCGGCGGACTCGGCCGCATCGGCCTCCAGTGTCTCGACGCCACGAGCGCCGCAGACATCGTCGCCGTCGATGTCAAGCAGTCCGCCCGCGACCTCGCCGCCGATCTCGGTGCCGACGCGACGGTCGACCCGACGACGGCGGACGTAGCCGACGAGATCAGCGCCCTCACCGACGGTCGCGGCGCGACGCAGGTGTTGGACTTCGTCGGATCGGACGAGACCACCGCGCTCGCGCCGGACGTGTGCGCTCCCGGCGGCGACCACCACGTCATCGGCTACGGCGGCCACATTCACGAGCCCGCCCAGGCACTCGTCGACGGGGAGTTCGCCTACCAGGGCAACATCGTCGGTCGGTACACCGAGCTTCGGGAGTTGGTCGCGCTCGTCGAGCGAGGGGACGTGAGCCTCCACACGAGCCGCTACGACCTGGGCGAGGTCAACGAGGTCGCCGAGCGGCTGGAACACGGGGAGATTGACGGACGAGCCGTGATCACACCGTAGGGCGGAGAGTCACACTCACCCGTCGCGTCACTCTCGGCCGCCCGTCACCTCACTCCCTCACGCCCGCTTCCCTCACTCCTCTCCGTCCGTCGCTCCCTCAAATACCTCGATCCTCTCGGCCGCGTCACTCGCCCGTTCTCGCGCCGTCTCCACGTCATCCGCGTCCGCCACGGCGACTGCCATCCGGCGGCCGTCGTAGGCGTCGGGCTTCCCGAACAGCCGCACGTCGACGGCGGGGTCGGCGAGTGCGTCGTCGACGCCGTCGAACTCCGGCAGATCGATCGATTCGTCGGCGACGACCGCCGCACTCGCGCCCGACTGCTCCAGCTCCACCTCGGGGATCGGCAGCCCGAGGATCGCCCGGAGGTGCAACTCGAACTGATCCAGCGACTGGGTGGCGAGCGTGACGAGCCCGGTGTCGTGTGGTCGGGGCGACAGCTCGCTGAACGACACCTCGCCGTCGGCGACGAAGAACTCCACGCCGAAGATGCCGTGGCCGCCGAGGCCGTCGGTCACCGCGCGGGCCATCTCGCGGGCGTCCGCCAGCGCGTCGTCGGCCATCGGGTGTGGCTGCCAGCTCTCGCGGTAGTCGCCGTCGACCTGGCGGTGGCCGACGGGCGGGCAGACGGTCGTCTCGTCGCCGTGCCGGACGGTGAGCAGCGTGATCTCGTAGTCGAGATCCACCAGTTCCTCGACGATCACGCGACCGGTGTCCGAGCGGGAGCCCTCCGTCGCGGCCGTCCAGGCGGCGTCGACCTCCGACTCCTCGCGGACGACCGACTGGCCCTTACCCGAGGAGGACATCGTCGGCTTCACGACCGCCGGGAGCCCGATCTCCTCAACCGCGTCCCGGTATGCCGATTCGGAGTCGGCGAAGCGGTAGTCGCTCGTCGGGACGCCGACCTCCTCGGCGGCGAACTCCCTGATCCACTCGCGGTCCATCGTCAGCCGGGTCGCCTCCGCGGTCGGGACCACGTCGTACCCCGCCGACTCGAGCCGTCCGAGTTCGTCCGTGGCGACCGCCTCGATCTCGGGGACGATCAACGCCGGGTCTTCCGCCTCGACGACGCGCCGGAGTTCGTCGGCGTCCGTCATGTCGATAGTGTGAGCGCGGTGGGCGACCTGCATCGCCGGCGCGCCGTCGTAGCGGTCGACCGCGACCGTCTCGACACCGAGCCGCTGGGCCGCCGACAGGAGTTCCTTCCCGAGTTCGCCGCTGCCGAGCAACAGGAGGCGCGTCGCGTTCGCACCGCCGGGCGTCCCCAACGGGCCGTGGTGGAGTGTCACAGGGGAGTCTCGGCGGGAGCCGATATATGTTCGACGGTTCCCGCGTCGGGCCGACACGCGCGTCGCTCGCGCTGCTTCGACCGACGAAGAGAGGATACTTACTCTCGGCGAGTCGAGTGTCCGCGTGAACTACACGGCCGTCTTCCACGCCGTCGCCACTGTCACGGTCGCCGCCGGCTTCGTCTTCCTCTCCGGCGACGCGCGACTCGTCGCGTTCGGTGTCGGCGGGGTGTTGTTCGTCGCCGGCGTCGTCACCGCACGACTCGACGTCGGAGACGCCGAAGCCAGGTGAGCCGAGAGCGGGGCCGACGGCAGCCGACGTGCCGTCGCCGAGCCGCCGACACCGGTTACTCGTAGCCTCCGCCATCGGTGTCGTCTCCCCACTGTCGATCACGGAGGCGGTGTCGCCGCGGTGTCGGGGTCGGCGTTCGGGGCGGGCCGGTTACGCTCGAGTCCCGTACGCCGCGAGTGCAGCCCGGTCGCGTGCGGCGTTCGACCGACCCGACAGCCCGAATCTGCCGTAGTTCACACGAGGGAGGGGCTCAGTAGCCGAACACGTCCACGACGGTCCCGTCCGCGTCTCGGATCGTCGCCGTGTCGCCGTCGTTGTTCCAGACGAACCCTCTGTCCCAGTTGAGCGTGAGCGCCGCCGACGGTGCGGTCCCGGCGGGCGTCTCGTTCGTCGTGACGACCGCCCGCTCGCCCGCTGCGAGCGTCGCCGACGGGAAGGTGAACGTCTTGTCCGTCTCGTCTGACAGCGTCCACCCGTTCAACGCGACCGGCTCCGTTCGGTCGTTGCGGACGACGACGTACTCGTTTTCTCCGTCCACCTCCTCGATCGACACCGCGGCGGTGAACAGCTCGGGGAACGTCGTCGTGTCGAAGTTCGTCGTCGTCGGGGTGAAGGCGTCGCCCGTGTTGTTCTGGTCGTCGAAGACCTGTGCGTCGTCGAACCGGAAGCCGACGCCGAGAGAGTCGGCCACCGCGTTCAGATTCGCCGTCTGGTCGAAGTCGTTGGAGTCGGACTGGTCGACCAACACCACGACACCGCCGTTCGAGACGAACGACGACAGCGCCGACAGTTCCGTGCTGGTGAACGCAGACGGCGACGTGACGACCAGTGCGTCCGCTCCCGACAGGTCGGTCGTCGCTTCGACCGTGTAGCCCGCCCCCTCGGCGAGCCCCTCGAACGTGGAGAACTTGTCGAGTGTGTAGAACTGACCGTGGCTCTCGTCCCACAACACCGTTCCGTCGTCGACGTACTCCTCCAACAGGTTGAGCACGAACGACTCGTTGCCGACTGCCGAGAAGTCCGTGCCGTCTTGGAGGAACGGAGCCGTGATCCCGGCGACCGTCCCCGACCCGGTCGTCTCGACCGCGACGAGCGGAATCTCGTCGTCCGTGCCCGGGTCGTCGTCGTACGGATCGACGGCGTCGCCGTTACCGTCGCTGTCGCCCACTCGTGCCGTCGGCTCCGAACGGACGGCGACGATCGAGTCGTCCGTCAGCGCCCGGTCTGCGTCGTCCGCGCCGGTGTCCGCGTTCAGGAGTGCAGACCCGGAGTCGAACACCAACCGATCGATCACACCCGTCCCCGGGCCAGGCGTGAACGCGGTGAACAACCCGTCCGGGCCGGGGAACGCGGTCGTCGTCGGGAGCGTCTCGTCCCCACCGAGGTTGTTCGTCCCGTCGGTCACCGCGTTCGTCGTGAACCCGACGTCCGCGCCGAGGTCGGACACGAGCGCGTCGAAGTTCGACAGTGCCTCGGTGTCGGCCGCCGAGCCGATCAGCAGTACCGCACCGCCCGCGTCCGCGAAGTCGGCCACGACCTGCCGTTCCGCGTCGGTGAACGACTCCGTCGGCGTCGTGACGATCAGTGCGTCCGACGCCAGATCACCGTTCGCCAGCAGTTGTGGGCCGGCGTCGTCGGTGAGCGTGTTGGTGCCTTCCAGCGCGATGCTGCCAGTGTCGTCGGCCCCGTCCGGCTGTCCCTCCAGGTATCGCTGGTAGTACGCGACGTCCTCGCTCGACAGCCCGAAGTCCGCCCCGAACTGACCGTGACCGCCGTCGATCACGACCCGGTCGGTGAGCCCGCCGTCGGCGAGCCGATCCAACAGATTCGTGACGAACGGGTACACCTGGGTCCCGTCGTTCGTCGGCTCGCCGTCGCCCGTCTCGCTCGGTTCGAACCCTTCGTCGATCAGGGGGCCACCGACGGCGGCCACCCTGGCGTCGTCGTCGAACGCGGCCAACGGGTCGCCCGCCTCGCTCTCGACGGCGGTCGTCCCGCCGGAGACAGCGACCGGCTCCGGGAAGAACAACGTCGAGACCGGATCGTCACCCGACTCGGGCACACTCCCCGGGTCGGACAACTGCCAGATCCCACTGCCGTTCGCCTGTGCCTGGTTCTCCGCGTCCCAGTAGTCGTCGTGTCGGGCGAACCCGGAGGAGTAGACGCGTGCCCAGCCGTCCGCGACGATCTCGCGGTTGTACACGTCCCCGTTCGGCAGTTCGAGGAAGCCGAGCAGCCGACCGAAGTCACCACGAACCGGCTCGTTCGGGTCGAACGAGAGTGTCACCGTCTCGTCGGCCAGGTCGTCTTCGGCGTACGCCGTGGCCCCCTGGTCGGCGATACTGCCGCCGTCTTCGGCGAGTGCCTTCAGATCGCTCGCCTGGTCGGGGGTGATCCCCTCGTACTCCACGATGCGTTCGTCCGTATCGCCGGTCTCTGGCGTGTCGATTCCGACGATCCGGACCGTGTCCGACGGGGTGTTCAGGAAGTTCTGGAACTCCACGTTGACGGTGTCGCCGTCCGTCACCTCCGTCACCGCCACCTCGTACTCCTGTGTCGGATCGATATCGATCCCCAGCCCGGAACGGTCGTCGAACAGTCTCGGGAACCGATCCGTGTTGAACGCAGTCGTCGTCGGGACGAACGATGCGCCGGTGTTGTTCTCGTCGTCGAGCACCTGGTCGTCGTTGAACCGGAACGACACGTTCAGTGCCTCCGCGATCTCGTTGAGGTTGTCTGTCGCGTCGAAGTTCCTGAAGTCCGACTGGTCGTGGAGGAACACCGTGCCGCCGGCGGCGACGAACTCGGAGAGTGCGTCCAACTCGTCGGTGGTGAACCCGTCCGACGGTGACGTGATCACGACTGCGTCGGCCGGGTCCGGTTCGGACAACACTGCTGTGAGGTCGTCCCCCTCCTTCCCGTAGCTGTAGCCGTTATTTTCGGCGTACGTGGCGAACGACTGGAAGTCGTCGCCGCCGTTCGGGGACAACGAGTAGAACTGTCCGTGACTCTCGTCGTGGACCACCGTCCCGCTCCCACCGAGCAGTTCGTCGAACGCGTTGAGGAACAGTTCCTCGTTGCCGAAGTCGCCGAACCGAGTGTCGGACGCGACGAACGGCCCGGTGACCGCGAACACGTTGCCGTCGAGAGCCGCGATCGGGATCGGCGTCCCCTCCGGGTACGACACTGCGTCGCCGTCGCCGTCTTCGTCGACGTTGGTCGCCGTCGGCTCTGCCGTTGCGACGATCACCGAGTCGTCGGTCAGCGGCTCGCCGGTCGCTCCGTCGCCACTGTCGTCGTACGAGGCTAGGAGACTCGACACGGAGTCGAGCTGCAGCGGCTGGATCGGGTCGGTCACCGGCTGCGTGGGGCCGGACCCACCGGCCGGCCGGTCGGCAGTCGCCCTGATCGTCACGTCGACGTCGAACTCGCCGGTGTCGAGTCCCGTCGTGTCGAGGAACACACCGACCGAGACGGCCTCACCGGTCCCCAGTTCGACTGCGTTCGCCGCCGTCAACGGCGTGTCTGCGCTCTCGGTGAACAGTTGGAGTCTCCCGTCGCCCAGTGAGTCGTCTGTCACCTCGGTGAACAGGAACACGGGCTGTGTCCCCTGGTTCCGAACACTGAGTACGTCGTCGAAGGTGTACCGAGAGTCCGTACCGACGCCGTCCCCCAGTCCGCCCTCCCCGAAGTCGATCCGTGCCGTCCCGCCGTCCGTCTCCACGTACGCGCCGTTCTCGTCTCCCGGCCGGAGTGCCAGGAGTGCGTCGCCGTCGTCCGCCGTGGAGACGTTCACACTACGCTGTGCCGTTACAGTCGTGAAGGCGCCCGTCCCGAACACGAGGCCACCGCTGGCCGCCGCGCCCAACCCGAGCATCGTTCGTCGTTTCATGGTAGCCGCGATCTCTCGACCGCGTCTCACCACTCGACCGGGTGTTACCTCGTTGTGTGCCGCCAGAAACATCTCACGTCTCGGTTGAACGTTCGAAATCTGTTCAATACCTATATAGAGTGGTGTGAAACACATTCACATCCGAATCCAACTCGTCGTGAAGTCGACACTCCTGCCGACGGCTCAGTCCGCCCGTGGCGGGTCCGCGTCGGGGGCGTTCTCCGTCCCGCCCGAACCACGCCCGACGAGCCGCCGGAGGCCGTCGGCGCCGAGATCGTCGGCCAGCACGATCGAGAAGCCGGCGGCGACGACTCCGAAACCGACGAGTGTGGTCGTGCCGACGGACTCCCCCAGGAGCGCCCAGCCGCCGACGGTCGACACCAACGGGACGACGTAGAAGACGAGGTTCGCCCGCTGTGGGCCGACGCCGTCGATCAGCGCGAAGTACGCGAGGTACGCGACCGCACCGGAGCCGACGCCGACGTACGCCACCGCGAGCAACGCCGTCGGACCGAACGTCGCGGCGGCGACGGACTCGCCGGCGGCGACGCTGGCGGCGTGTGACAGCAGCGCCGCCAACGGCACTCCCCACACCGTGCGGGCCGTGCTCGACAGCGTCGGCTCGGCCCACCGCAGCAGGACCGTCCCGACGGCGATGCTGACTGCGCCGGCCGCCAACAGCAACACGCCGCCCGCGTCACCCGTCAGCGCCGCCTCCGGTCCGGCGACGACGACGATTCCCGCCAGTCCCAGGAGCGTGCCGACGACACCCAAGAACGTCGGTCGGCCGTTCGGGAGCACCCACGCCGCGATTGCGACCGTGAGGATCGGGTTGAGGCTGAACACGATCGCTGCGACCCCGCTGGTCGTGGTCTGTTGGCCGAGGAACAGGAGGGCGTTCGTCAGCCCGACGACGAGCCCGCCGGTGGCGAGAATCCCGATCACGTCGCCGACGGTCTCCGGTCGAAGCTCCGACCGAGAGAGCCGGACGGCGGCGTAGCCCGCCAACACGGCCGCGCCGAGGTCGAACCTGAGCGCCAGGAACAACAACGGCGGGAGCTGTTCCAATCCGGCTTTCGCGGCGACGAACGTCCCGCCGAACAGGAGTGCGGTGACGGCGAAGGCTGCGAGACTGCGGCGACGCGACACTACCGAATCACCCGCCGAAAGCGCCGCTCTCGCCCGATCGCTCCGTCCGCCCGTGTCGTCTCAATCGGCGTCTCGCTCACGTCAGTCGTAGGGGCTACACGTACGTGAGTGACGCCGTGAACTGTTGCACGCGACGGCGACGTTGCGCGTCGTGACCGGATTTCACGGGGTGAAAGCCGAACTCGGTGGGGGGCGCAGGCGACGCTCGGGTGGGCTGTCCCGTCCCGGCTACCGCCCCCGAAGGTCGTTTCCCTCTCTCGACAGTACAGTCCGTATGGACGCTATCGAGGAGGCGGAGTTTCTCGCCCGGTCGGACAACCGGGTCGCGGTGTTGCGGCTGTTGGCCGAAGAACGGCACAGCCGCGCGGCGCTGGCGGAGGCGGTCGACGTGTCGCAGGCGACGCTCGGCCGGATCCTGGACGACTTCGACGAGCGGTCGTGGATCAGACACGAGGGGACGGGCTACGTCGCCACGGCGACGGGGGAGTTGGTCGCGGCCGCGTTCGGCGACCTGTTGGACACGCTGACGGCCGAACAGACGCTGCGAGACGTGATCCGGTACCTCCCGACTCACGCGATGGAGTTCGACCTCC of the Halobaculum sp. MBLA0143 genome contains:
- a CDS encoding NAD(P)-dependent alcohol dehydrogenase, with protein sequence MEAARLHEYTDDVSTGLSIDEVDAPQVTDGSDVIVEVAGAGWCQTDNHIVEGMWESYVPQPLPMTLGHENAGTVVETGDDVRTVSEGDQVVCHPVQTCGTCRYCRQGETMYCENDAFNGLTTDGGFADLLATGERSVVPLPDGVDPVAVAPHADAGITAYHAVKKAVGALVPGDTAVVIGVGGLGRIGLQCLDATSAADIVAVDVKQSARDLAADLGADATVDPTTADVADEISALTDGRGATQVLDFVGSDETTALAPDVCAPGGDHHVIGYGGHIHEPAQALVDGEFAYQGNIVGRYTELRELVALVERGDVSLHTSRYDLGEVNEVAERLEHGEIDGRAVITP
- the purT gene encoding formate-dependent phosphoribosylglycinamide formyltransferase; amino-acid sequence: MTLHHGPLGTPGGANATRLLLLGSGELGKELLSAAQRLGVETVAVDRYDGAPAMQVAHRAHTIDMTDADELRRVVEAEDPALIVPEIEAVATDELGRLESAGYDVVPTAEATRLTMDREWIREFAAEEVGVPTSDYRFADSESAYRDAVEEIGLPAVVKPTMSSSGKGQSVVREESEVDAAWTAATEGSRSDTGRVIVEELVDLDYEITLLTVRHGDETTVCPPVGHRQVDGDYRESWQPHPMADDALADAREMARAVTDGLGGHGIFGVEFFVADGEVSFSELSPRPHDTGLVTLATQSLDQFELHLRAILGLPIPEVELEQSGASAAVVADESIDLPEFDGVDDALADPAVDVRLFGKPDAYDGRRMAVAVADADDVETARERASDAAERIEVFEGATDGEE
- a CDS encoding DUF4350 domain-containing protein; protein product: MKRRTMLGLGAAASGGLVFGTGAFTTVTAQRSVNVSTADDGDALLALRPGDENGAYVETDGGTARIDFGEGGLGDGVGTDSRYTFDDVLSVRNQGTQPVFLFTEVTDDSLGDGRLQLFTESADTPLTAANAVELGTGEAVSVGVFLDTTGLDTGEFDVDVTIRATADRPAGGSGPTQPVTDPIQPLQLDSVSSLLASYDDSGDGATGEPLTDDSVIVATAEPTATNVDEDGDGDAVSYPEGTPIPIAALDGNVFAVTGPFVASDTRFGDFGNEELFLNAFDELLGGSGTVVHDESHGQFYSLSPNGGDDFQSFATYAENNGYSYGKEGDDLTAVLSEPDPADAVVITSPSDGFTTDELDALSEFVAAGGTVFLHDQSDFRNFDATDNLNEIAEALNVSFRFNDDQVLDDENNTGASFVPTTTAFNTDRFPRLFDDRSGLGIDIDPTQEYEVAVTEVTDGDTVNVEFQNFLNTPSDTVRIVGIDTPETGDTDERIVEYEGITPDQASDLKALAEDGGSIADQGATAYAEDDLADETVTLSFDPNEPVRGDFGRLLGFLELPNGDVYNREIVADGWARVYSSGFARHDDYWDAENQAQANGSGIWQLSDPGSVPESGDDPVSTLFFPEPVAVSGGTTAVESEAGDPLAAFDDDARVAAVGGPLIDEGFEPSETGDGEPTNDGTQVYPFVTNLLDRLADGGLTDRVVIDGGHGQFGADFGLSSEDVAYYQRYLEGQPDGADDTGSIALEGTNTLTDDAGPQLLANGDLASDALIVTTPTESFTDAERQVVADFADAGGAVLLIGSAADTEALSNFDALVSDLGADVGFTTNAVTDGTNNLGGDETLPTTTAFPGPDGLFTAFTPGPGTGVIDRLVFDSGSALLNADTGADDADRALTDDSIVAVRSEPTARVGDSDGNGDAVDPYDDDPGTDDEIPLVAVETTGSGTVAGITAPFLQDGTDFSAVGNESFVLNLLEEYVDDGTVLWDESHGQFYTLDKFSTFEGLAEGAGYTVEATTDLSGADALVVTSPSAFTSTELSALSSFVSNGGVVVLVDQSDSNDFDQTANLNAVADSLGVGFRFDDAQVFDDQNNTGDAFTPTTTNFDTTTFPELFTAAVSIEEVDGENEYVVVRNDRTEPVALNGWTLSDETDKTFTFPSATLAAGERAVVTTNETPAGTAPSAALTLNWDRGFVWNNDGDTATIRDADGTVVDVFGY
- a CDS encoding DMT family transporter; amino-acid sequence: MSRRRSLAAFAVTALLFGGTFVAAKAGLEQLPPLLFLALRFDLGAAVLAGYAAVRLSRSELRPETVGDVIGILATGGLVVGLTNALLFLGQQTTTSGVAAIVFSLNPILTVAIAAWVLPNGRPTFLGVVGTLLGLAGIVVVAGPEAALTGDAGGVLLLAAGAVSIAVGTVLLRWAEPTLSSTARTVWGVPLAALLSHAASVAAGESVAAATFGPTALLAVAYVGVGSGAVAYLAYFALIDGVGPQRANLVFYVVPLVSTVGGWALLGESVGTTTLVGFGVVAAGFSIVLADDLGADGLRRLVGRGSGGTENAPDADPPRAD